A genome region from Natronobeatus ordinarius includes the following:
- a CDS encoding universal stress protein: MYRRILLPTDGGEATDDALEHAVDLAGQYDAELHVLYVVDASVVTGDIEVGTIVEEFESAGEHILEDVAERAHEAGLERDRITTKLARGTPHRTILEYTADQDVDLIVMGTHGRTGIGRYLLGSVTERVVRLADVPVVTVRRANS, translated from the coding sequence ATGTACCGGCGAATCCTCCTCCCGACTGACGGCGGCGAGGCGACCGACGACGCACTCGAGCACGCCGTCGACCTCGCTGGGCAGTACGACGCCGAGTTACACGTCCTCTACGTCGTCGACGCGAGCGTCGTCACGGGTGACATCGAGGTCGGAACGATCGTCGAGGAATTCGAGTCCGCGGGCGAGCACATCCTCGAGGACGTCGCCGAACGGGCCCACGAGGCTGGCCTCGAACGGGATCGAATCACCACGAAACTCGCGCGCGGGACGCCACACCGGACGATCCTCGAGTACACTGCGGACCAGGACGTCGACCTGATCGTCATGGGAACCCACGGCCGGACGGGGATCGGTCGCTATCTCCTCGGGAGCGTCACGGAGCGAGTCGTCAGGCTCGCTGACGTCCCGGTGGTCACCGTTCGGCGAGCGAACTCCTGA
- a CDS encoding NUDIX hydrolase gives MSVDELTLRADEAARRSAELYRRLENRYDEFLPRERTRRISRHRFSTLLERIRRTGLPYGVHTIVYRDSGELLLVRHEGVDRWVLPGGGIDGDESLLEAARRELAEEAGVEARYDGLAMLTRIELATGGYRTWGVLPIFAASAETLELDVTDPDGEISMARWFEELPEDTRDRDELLAWRRRMLE, from the coding sequence ATGTCGGTCGACGAACTGACCCTGCGCGCCGACGAGGCGGCCCGTCGGTCGGCGGAGCTCTACCGGCGCCTCGAGAACCGGTACGACGAGTTTCTCCCTCGCGAGCGGACGCGCCGCATCTCACGACATCGATTCAGCACGCTCCTCGAGCGGATCAGACGTACGGGGCTTCCGTACGGCGTCCATACGATCGTCTACCGGGACTCCGGCGAACTCCTGCTGGTTCGCCACGAGGGGGTCGACCGATGGGTGCTCCCCGGCGGGGGGATCGACGGCGACGAATCGTTGCTCGAGGCGGCCCGCCGCGAACTCGCCGAGGAGGCAGGCGTCGAGGCGCGATACGACGGACTCGCGATGCTCACCCGGATCGAACTCGCCACCGGCGGCTACCGGACCTGGGGCGTCCTCCCGATCTTCGCCGCCAGCGCGGAGACGCTCGAACTCGACGTGACCGATCCCGACGGAGAGATATCCATGGCGCGCTGGTTCGAGGAACTCCCGGAGGACACGCGCGACCGCGACGAACTGCTCGCCTGGCGGCGGCGAATGCTCGAGTGA
- a CDS encoding universal stress protein, whose translation MHFLVATDGSTESEEALEHAIDLAAAAGARLTVVNAVQPRIRSGGLEPTRSLSDAERRLIVENVEEAEARGEAILERAAETVSEAGVDVDTELLYGSPVETIVEYADPDVHDVLVVGHRGLSGRAESLLGSTASELIRRAPVPVTVVR comes from the coding sequence ATGCACTTTCTCGTTGCAACCGACGGCTCCACGGAGAGCGAGGAGGCACTCGAGCACGCGATCGACCTCGCCGCCGCCGCGGGTGCGCGCCTGACCGTGGTCAACGCCGTCCAGCCGCGGATCCGGTCGGGTGGCCTCGAGCCGACCCGGTCGCTCTCCGACGCCGAGCGCCGACTGATCGTCGAGAACGTCGAGGAGGCGGAAGCTCGCGGGGAAGCGATCCTCGAGCGCGCCGCCGAGACGGTCTCGGAGGCGGGGGTCGACGTCGACACCGAGTTGCTGTACGGTAGTCCCGTCGAGACCATCGTCGAGTACGCCGACCCCGACGTCCACGACGTTCTCGTCGTCGGCCACCGGGGACTGTCCGGTCGGGCCGAGTCGCTGCTCGGGAGCACCGCGAGTGAACTCATCCGTCGGGCACCCGTGCCGGTCACGGTCGTCAGGTGA
- a CDS encoding CapA family protein produces the protein MATSLRLGLTGDVMLGRLVDERHRNRSVGAVWGDLREHLRSLDALAINLECALSTRGQPWTLTHRPFHFRADPDWAVPALEDVDVSFAALANNHVLDFEEPALYDTLSELEDAGIAHTGAGRDETEAFEPATITVGDLRVTFVSFTDNTPEYAAAGDEPGTAFLPIEDDEEAARERAREALLAARDERSDLLVASLHWGPNMVEEPAPAHRRFARFLVEEGVDLIHGHSAHVFQGIEVIDGVPVCYDCGDFVDDYAIDRRLHNDRSFLFEARLEPDTGEIGELRLFPTRIDNCAVYRATEPAASWSRDRMRERSEPFGTSFERDGEELVLEL, from the coding sequence ATGGCCACCTCCCTTCGGCTCGGGTTGACCGGCGACGTCATGCTCGGTCGACTCGTCGACGAGCGTCACCGGAACCGATCCGTCGGCGCCGTCTGGGGCGACCTCCGCGAGCACCTTCGCTCGCTCGACGCGCTGGCGATCAACCTCGAGTGTGCGCTCTCGACGCGAGGCCAGCCGTGGACCCTGACGCATCGTCCGTTTCACTTCCGCGCCGATCCCGACTGGGCCGTCCCCGCCCTCGAGGACGTCGACGTCTCGTTCGCCGCACTGGCGAACAACCACGTCCTCGACTTCGAAGAGCCCGCCCTCTACGACACGCTTTCGGAACTCGAGGACGCCGGCATCGCTCACACGGGCGCGGGCAGAGACGAGACCGAGGCGTTCGAACCAGCGACGATCACCGTGGGCGACCTGCGGGTGACGTTCGTCTCGTTCACCGACAACACGCCCGAGTACGCCGCAGCGGGGGACGAGCCGGGAACGGCGTTCCTCCCGATCGAGGACGACGAGGAGGCGGCTCGAGAACGAGCCCGCGAGGCGCTGCTGGCCGCGCGGGACGAGCGGTCGGACCTGCTCGTCGCCTCGCTGCACTGGGGACCGAACATGGTCGAAGAACCCGCACCGGCCCACCGCCGGTTCGCTCGCTTTCTCGTCGAGGAGGGCGTCGACCTGATCCACGGCCACAGCGCACACGTCTTCCAGGGGATCGAGGTGATCGACGGCGTCCCCGTCTGCTACGACTGCGGCGACTTCGTCGACGACTACGCGATCGATCGTCGGCTGCACAACGATCGGAGCTTCCTCTTCGAGGCCCGGCTCGAGCCTGACACGGGCGAGATCGGCGAGCTGCGCCTCTTCCCCACCCGGATCGACAACTGCGCCGTCTACCGGGCGACCGAACCCGCCGCCTCCTGGTCGCGCGACCGGATGCGCGAGCGCTCCGAGCCGTTCGGCACGAGCTTCGAGCGAGACGGGGAGGAGCTCGTCCTCGAGCTGTGA